GACGCCGTCGAGGAACATTCCCGGCGGGGGGGTTGTGGAATACGCATTCCCCCGGCCGGGACGGTCAGCGATTCAGTGTTTCCCCTTCCGGTCCTTCCCGTCTCTTTCCGGGTGGTGGCAGGGCTTGCTCGAGCAGGCGGTCAGCGCGTCGCCGTCGGCCGCGGGGAGCCGTCTCGTCTTCACGAGTGCCCGCACCTCCTTCGTAAACGCAGCGAGGGTCTTGTCGGCGGCCTTCTCCTTGCCCTTTGCCTGCAGCGCGCCGGCGGCGTTCAGCTTTGCCGTAAGGGACCTGGCTGCGCCGGTCTTGAGGACGGCCGCATGCGACAGCGCAGCTACCCTGGACTTGAGCCAGTCGATGCTGCAGGGATCGGCCGGGGGAGGATCGGAGGGACCTGCGCCCCGCGTCCAGACGGCCGCCTGATAGGTACCGTCGCCGTTGTTCGAATATCCGCCGAGCAGGTCGGAATCGTTGATGGCCCAGGCCCGTCCGGGGCCCAGGTCGACGACGCCCGTCTCCTTCGACCAGAAGTAGCCGCGCAGGGAATCCCATTCGTTCTCGACGGCCAGGTGGTATCCGACCACGTGCCCCAGGTTGTTCATGCCGTCGGCGTCGCTGTCGTAGGGGAAGGATGCGCCGATGTCGACCATTCCCGTTTCGGGAGACCAGTAGAAGGCGTGGGTTTTCCCTCCGATCACGGTGCGGCCGCACGCCTCGCCCCGGTTGTTGAGGTAGCGCGCCTCGCTCCGGCTTCCGGCCTTGCCCACCATGTCGGTAACCGTCCCGTCGGCGGCCCAGTAGAGCGCGCTGTAGTCGCGCGTCGACGGGTTGTTGTTCAGCACACGGTCGAGCGTGACGAGCGCGTCACCCCGTCGGTTGATCTCGTGGATCTCGCCGGATTCGACGCCGTCGAACCGGGGGAACCGCTCTACCCCCACGCCCGGCGTGTAGCGGAACGGGCGCGCGGGGGGGATGATGCCCGTGGGCGACGGCGTCGAGAAGCTCGCGCCTACGACCTGCCCCGCGTCGTTGATGCCGCGGGCCCACCCCAACGGTTCTCCCACTTCGGGGGCGAGCGGGGTGAAGCCGCCCGTCAACGTCCACACGTAGGGGTGGGGATCCTGCCAGATCATGAAGCCCGAGGGCCCCTGGCCGGCGGCGAGCGTCACGGCGCCGAAGTTGTTCATCGCGGAGGTGGAGCTGTTCCAGGCCGGATCGACGGAGATATCGACGCGCCCGGCGTCGGGCGACCAATAGAAGCCGCGGACGGTGGTGAAGCCGTACAGGTACCAGAGATTGCCGGACACCTCGCCCGCCTCGTTGACGCGCATGGCGACGCCCTCCCACCCGGACTCGCCGGGGCCCAGGTCGACCATTCCGCCGGCCGCCGACCAGAGGAACGGGCGGGAAAGGCCCGAGGGGTTGTCGGACTCGCCGACCGCCTGCCCCGCATTGTTGAGGCCGCCCGAGGCGACTTCGGAAAAGGGACCGCCGAAGGTGCCGAGCAGCGTCTTCCGGAACGACAATCCGGCCGGGAAGGCGGCCGATGCGGTCAGGAGCGTGGCGACGGCGAGGAGCAGGGCGAGGGAAAGGGTGCGTCGGGATGGCATTGCAGGGTCCTCCGATTCGTGCGGTTCTCGGTCGGTTCCTGATGATACGCAGAAATCGGGCTCGGGGTTACGCCTCGGCGAATTGACCTCCATCAAAGGGCTTGGATGCCGAGAAAGCTTATGATGGACTTCAGGGAACAAATGCCGTCCAACGGGGAGGAGATGCGATGACACCCACCGAACAGTTGAAGGAAGAGCATGGCGGCGTCAAGGTGATGCTGCGGATCATCGGGAAGATCTGCGAGCGGATGGAATCGGGGAAGCCGGTCCCGGTGCAGCACCTCGAGCAGATCCTCGAATTTCTGAAAGTGTTCGTGGACACCTGCCACCACGGGAAAGAAGAGGAACACCTTTTCCCGGCGCTGGAAGCGGCCGGATTTCCGCGGGATCGAGGGCCGATCGGCCAGATGCTCCTGGAGCACGAGCAGGGACGCGCCTTCGTCCGTGGGATGGGCGCGGCCGCGAAGGCATACGCGGGAGGGGCGACGACGGGGGCCGCCGACTTCGTATCGAATGCCAGGGGATACACGCAGTTGCTGCTGGCGCACATCGACAAGGAAGACAACGTGTTGTACCCGGTTGCCGATGTCCGCCTGACCGCCGAAACGCAGGCGGCGCTATCGGTCGCGTTCGAGCGCGTGGAGGAGGAGCGGGTCGGCCACGGCCGCCACGAGGCTTTCCACGCGCTGATGGACCGGTTGAGCGAGGAGTACGGGGCGTAAGCACGGCGGCGAATCCTTCGCACGGGTGAGCCTTCTCATCTCCCGACGGCAGGGAGGCTTTACCCCTCCTTGTCCCGCCGTTTCGGCATGAGACCGACGAGCGCCTCCCGGAGCTTGAGAAGGGTGTACGGTTTCTGCAGTACCCCGTCCAGGCTCTTCCCCGCAAAGCGGGACGCCACGTCCTCGTGGCTATACCCGCTGGCCAGGACCACCCGAACGTCCGGATTCAGCCGACGCAGCTCGCCGAACGCCTCCGCGCCGTCCATGTGGGGCATCGTCAAGTCCATCAGCACCAGGTCGATCTCCTTGCCCCGCGCACGGTAAAGTTCCACCGCATCCAGACCGTCCGTCGCCGTCAGAACGGTGAAGCCCAGGTGCTCCAGCATCCGCGCTCCGAGGGCGACCAGGCTCTCCTCGTCGTCCACCAGCAGGATCGTCCCCTTCCCCCGCCAGTCGGCCAGTGGGGAGAACTCCGGGGATCGGGGGGCATCCTCGCCTTCCGTCAGGGCCGGGAAGAGGATCTTGAACGTCGTCCCCTTGCCCGGCTCGCTGTACACCTTCAGCCCCCCCTTGTGCGCCCGGACGATCCCCAGCACCGCGGCCAGCCCCAGGCCGCGTCCGGTGAACTTGGTGGAGAAGAAAGGCTCGAATATGCGCGATCGCGTCCCGGTGTCCATCCCGATGCCGGTGTCCGTGACGATCAGGTGCACGTACAGTCCCGGGGCGAGGTTGTCGCTCATCTCCGTTCCGCTCAGGTACTCCTCGTCGCACCGCGTCGCGCCCACGGACACCGTGATCACGCCGCTCCGGTCTCCGATCGCTTCCGAGGCATTGATGATCAGGTTCATCACGATCTGGCGGATCTGGCTCGGATCCGCCAGGATGGGAGGTATCCCCCCCTCCAGGTTCAGGTTCAGGATCACCTTCTTCGAGATCGCCGTCTTGAGGAGGTGCGCCATCTCCTCGACAAGATCGCGCAGCATCATCCGCTCCAGGGCGAACGACGCCTTGCCGGCATACGCGAGCATCTGCCGGCACAGGTCGGCCGCACGCCGCGCCGCGGTCGTGATCTCGGCGAGGCTTCCGCGGGCGGCCGACATCGGAGAGGTTTCCTCGAGGGCCAGTTCCGCGTGCCCCAGCACGGCCATCAGGATGTTGTTGAAGTCGTGTGCGATCCCGCCGGCCAGCACGCCCAGGCTCTCCAGTTTCTGCGCCTGCCGCACCTTCTCCTCCAGGCGATGCTTCTCCGCCTCGGCACGCTTCTGCTCCTCCCGCGCCTTCCGTGCTTCGGTGAGGTCTTCGACCAAGGTCGCGAACACCCCCGGCTTCGGGTAGAAGACGGATACCCCGAACACCTGCTGCCGGTCCGCCTCTTCGATCTCAAGATCGAATCCTTTGCCCGTGTGCGCCCTGCGGATGATCTCGGGAAGGTGCTTTTCCATCTCGCCGTCGAACAGCCCGGAGACGTCCGTGTCGACGTGGTCCTCCTTGTGCAAGTCGAGCATCCGTTCCCATGACGGGTTGGCGTCCAGCAGGGAAATCGCCGCGGGCTTCCCTTCGCCGGGGTCGGAGATCCGGAAGACCGCCACGCCCTCTTTCATGGACTCGAAAAGGGACCGATAGCGTCTCTCGCTCTCATCGAGGTTTCTCCGGGCCTCCGCAACGGCGCGCATCGGGGTACTGATGACCGCGATGAAGACGAGCAGCCCCAACAGGAAGGCGATCACTCCTCCCGCGACGCTCCGATACAGGAGCGGACGGAGCGACTGGGTGATTACGATCCATCCCTCCGGGGTTCCCGAGTCGTAAACGGGGTAGCTCCTCGCGACCACCGGGGAGGGCAGGTCCGGGCCGTGTTTTGCGACGAGGCGTCCATGCTTGTCGAGGATGCTGCGCACCTGGAGTGCGTCGATCATCCGGGAACGACGTTCCAGCAATTCGGCCAGCCTCACCTGCTCGAAGGTCCACGTTTCCGGGTTGGCGATGACGATCCCGGAGATGGTACGTGCGCTCAGCTCGGCCTGCACGTCGAGGCTTCCGAGGAGGTACTGATAGGAAAGGAAAAAGTAGACGGCGGGGACAAGAAGGGTCACGGATATTGCGAAGGCCCCTGCAATCCGTACCGGAGCCCGGGATGCCCGACCGTTCAAGGTGCGCTTCCCGCCGGACCGATGCCGTCCGTCACGACCCCCGCCCGCTCCGCAATGGCGCGTCCCTGGGCGGAGTAGAGGAATCCGAGGTACTCCGTAACCGCACGGGAGGGGTTGCCCGTCGTCACGAAACGGACACTCTTTGCCAGCGGATACCTTCGCTCCGCGAGCGCTTTTGCGGTGGGAATCACCCCGTTCAGCGAAAGGGATTTGAGCGGCGGTTTCCTCACCAGGAGCGAACAAAGCGCGGAGGCCCCGATGGTTCCCGGCATTCTCGACACGGCTTCGATCAATTCGGGGTCCGTGACCGCGGTAACCATCCCCTCCCGGGCGTGGGCGAAATTCAAGGCGCGGTCCATGCCGGGCGACAGACCCCGCAAGATCACCGTGTCGATATCCGCCATCGGACGCAGGACGATCCGGATTTTTTTCCCGTTCGCCCATACCCGCGCCTTGCCAAGGTAGATCTCCTCGAGTTCCGCGGTCGTTATGTCCGTCTTGGGAACGCTCTTCTCGGTTACGATCACGAGCGGGGTCCTGCCATACTCCCTTGATCTTGCGCCCTGGCGTGCCTCCCCGGGCGTCAGCGTCTTGCTGCTCACGGCCAGGTCCAGCGCCCCCGCCAGCAAGGCCTTGATCGCTCCCGACGATCCCAGCGGTTTCTCCATGACGATGCGGACATCGGGATGCTTCTTCAGGTAGGCCCCATTGTGCAGGGTCATCATGTCCAGCATGGCTCCCGACCCGTTGATGCGGATGATTTCGTCGGCGTGCGCCGGGGACCGGCCCCCGAGAACGCCCGATGCGATTCCAAGGGAAACAGCGACCACTTTCAACACCATTCGCCATCGGGCCATCTCGTCCCTCGCGTCGCCATTTTTCAACTTCATATTCAGAGTATCCTCCGTACAGCTTCTTGGCGCAATCGGGGCAGACGGGACGATGCGAAGGAGCCGGACTTGGAATACCATGGACTCATGAAATCGGATCGGTGAACGAAACGCAGGGGGGCTATCGTGGATTTCGGGCGCAACGACGTGCTGGCCTCCCGGGAGAGGGTATACCGCCTCGCGTATCCTACCCCCCTGGTCGAGGAACCCCCGCTTTCCCTACGATTCGGCGGGAAGATCCTCTCCAAGCTGGAGAATCTCCAGAACACCGGTTCCTTCAAAATCAGGGGCGCCGCGAACAAGGTGCTCTCCCTGGATCCGGCCGGGAACGCGGGAGTGATCGCCGCCAGCGCGGGGAACCACGCCCGGGGGGTGGCCAGGGCAGCACGCCTTGCCGGAATCCCCTCCACCCTGGTGATGCCGATCTGGGCTCCCATAGCGAAATCTTCCGCCGCGCAGCGGGAGGGGGGCGAAAGCGCCCGGATCGTCCTCCACGGGGAATCGTTCGACGAGGCGAATGCCCACGCGGTCCTGCTCGCTTCGGATTCCGGCCTCACCATGGT
The DNA window shown above is from bacterium and carries:
- a CDS encoding hemerythrin domain-containing protein: MTPTEQLKEEHGGVKVMLRIIGKICERMESGKPVPVQHLEQILEFLKVFVDTCHHGKEEEHLFPALEAAGFPRDRGPIGQMLLEHEQGRAFVRGMGAAAKAYAGGATTGAADFVSNARGYTQLLLAHIDKEDNVLYPVADVRLTAETQAALSVAFERVEEERVGHGRHEAFHALMDRLSEEYGA
- a CDS encoding response regulator, which translates into the protein MTLLVPAVYFFLSYQYLLGSLDVQAELSARTISGIVIANPETWTFEQVRLAELLERRSRMIDALQVRSILDKHGRLVAKHGPDLPSPVVARSYPVYDSGTPEGWIVITQSLRPLLYRSVAGGVIAFLLGLLVFIAVISTPMRAVAEARRNLDESERRYRSLFESMKEGVAVFRISDPGEGKPAAISLLDANPSWERMLDLHKEDHVDTDVSGLFDGEMEKHLPEIIRRAHTGKGFDLEIEEADRQQVFGVSVFYPKPGVFATLVEDLTEARKAREEQKRAEAEKHRLEEKVRQAQKLESLGVLAGGIAHDFNNILMAVLGHAELALEETSPMSAARGSLAEITTAARRAADLCRQMLAYAGKASFALERMMLRDLVEEMAHLLKTAISKKVILNLNLEGGIPPILADPSQIRQIVMNLIINASEAIGDRSGVITVSVGATRCDEEYLSGTEMSDNLAPGLYVHLIVTDTGIGMDTGTRSRIFEPFFSTKFTGRGLGLAAVLGIVRAHKGGLKVYSEPGKGTTFKILFPALTEGEDAPRSPEFSPLADWRGKGTILLVDDEESLVALGARMLEHLGFTVLTATDGLDAVELYRARGKEIDLVLMDLTMPHMDGAEAFGELRRLNPDVRVVLASGYSHEDVASRFAGKSLDGVLQKPYTLLKLREALVGLMPKRRDKEG
- a CDS encoding substrate-binding domain-containing protein, with the protein product MKLKNGDARDEMARWRMVLKVVAVSLGIASGVLGGRSPAHADEIIRINGSGAMLDMMTLHNGAYLKKHPDVRIVMEKPLGSSGAIKALLAGALDLAVSSKTLTPGEARQGARSREYGRTPLVIVTEKSVPKTDITTAELEEIYLGKARVWANGKKIRIVLRPMADIDTVILRGLSPGMDRALNFAHAREGMVTAVTDPELIEAVSRMPGTIGASALCSLLVRKPPLKSLSLNGVIPTAKALAERRYPLAKSVRFVTTGNPSRAVTEYLGFLYSAQGRAIAERAGVVTDGIGPAGSAP